In a single window of the [Flavobacterium] thermophilum genome:
- a CDS encoding Transposase and inactivated derivatives, translated as MDESMRHDIALFRYGLIAPLVNGQVEPKAYLNEVGGRVHSIPHQGDKPIAAKTILDWCARYKKGGFDALKPKRRSDRGRSRRLSPDDEDHILALRKEHPSMPVTLFYEQLTKQGDIPTTLSYFTIYRLLKKHNLVGKEILPMPERKRFAYDQINELWQGDLSHGPTIRVHGKAQKTFLIAYIDDCSRLVPYAQFFPSEKFDGLRIVTKEAVLRCGKPKRIYSDNGKIYRSEVLQYACAEMGITLIHTQPYDPQSKGKIERFFRTVQTRFYPLLELDPPKSLEELNERFWRWLEEEYHRKPHASLDGKTPHEVFQSQVHLVSFIEDSDWLDAIFLKREHRKVKADGTITLNKQLYEVPPRFIGQSIELRYDERGVYVYEEGKRVAEAIRVRMEDNAYVKRHRSPFAAVSAKEGEQDV; from the coding sequence ATGGATGAATCGATGAGACACGACATCGCGCTGTTTCGGTACGGGCTGATCGCTCCGTTGGTGAATGGCCAGGTGGAGCCCAAGGCGTATTTGAATGAGGTGGGCGGGCGAGTGCATTCGATTCCTCATCAAGGGGACAAACCCATTGCGGCGAAGACGATTCTGGATTGGTGCGCCCGATACAAAAAAGGGGGCTTCGACGCCTTGAAGCCGAAGCGCCGTTCGGACCGCGGCCGCTCCAGACGTCTGTCCCCCGATGATGAGGATCATATTCTAGCATTGAGGAAGGAACATCCCTCCATGCCCGTGACCCTATTCTACGAACAACTCACCAAGCAGGGGGACATTCCCACCACCCTCTCATACTTTACTATATACCGATTGTTGAAAAAACACAACCTGGTGGGAAAAGAAATCTTGCCGATGCCGGAGCGAAAGCGTTTTGCGTATGACCAGATCAATGAGCTATGGCAAGGGGACTTATCCCATGGACCCACGATTCGCGTCCATGGGAAAGCCCAGAAAACGTTTTTGATCGCGTATATCGATGACTGCTCGCGGTTAGTGCCATATGCCCAATTTTTCCCTTCGGAGAAGTTTGACGGGCTGCGGATCGTCACGAAGGAAGCGGTGCTTCGTTGCGGGAAGCCGAAACGCATTTACTCGGACAACGGGAAAATTTATCGGTCCGAGGTGCTGCAGTATGCGTGCGCCGAGATGGGAATCACCTTGATCCACACCCAGCCGTATGATCCGCAAAGCAAAGGGAAAATCGAACGGTTCTTCCGCACCGTACAGACGCGGTTTTATCCGCTGCTGGAGTTGGATCCCCCGAAGTCGCTCGAAGAGCTGAACGAGCGCTTTTGGAGGTGGCTTGAAGAGGAGTATCATCGAAAACCGCACGCCTCGCTGGACGGAAAAACGCCGCATGAGGTGTTTCAATCGCAAGTGCATCTCGTGTCGTTCATCGAAGATAGCGATTGGCTGGATGCGATTTTTCTGAAGCGGGAGCACCGCAAGGTCAAAGCCGATGGAACGATCACCTTGAACAAGCAGCTGTATGAAGTGCCGCCCCGGTTCATTGGGCAATCGATTGAACTCCGCTATGACGAACGGGGCGTCTATGTGTACGAAGAGGGCAAACGGGTGGCGGAAGCCATTCGGGTGCGTATGGAGGACAATGCCTATGTAAAGCGCCATCGGTCGCCGTTTGCGGCGGTTTCGGCGAAGGAGGGCGAACAGGATGTATAA
- a CDS encoding putative secretion ATPase, PEP-CTERM locus subfamily produces the protein MYKTFYSLSREPFAKETDPSEAYQGAAFQEALRALEYVKRTRGIGLLIGEPGAGKTFALRAWKESLSPSLYHVVYFPLSTGGVMDFYRGLALGLGEEPKYRKVDLFRQIQQAIERLHHERRITPVFILDEMHLAKDAFLQDIAILFNFEMDSTNPFVLMLAGLPHLQGKLRLNQHRPLDQRIIMRCRMGPLEKEEVAGYIEHRMKQAGAKHPIFTPSALEAIALQSRGWPRVINTLATTCLLYGHQLKKDVIDEDVVRMAAEEMGY, from the coding sequence ATGTATAAAACGTTTTATTCCCTCTCGCGGGAGCCGTTTGCGAAAGAAACCGACCCGTCTGAGGCGTATCAAGGGGCAGCGTTTCAAGAAGCGCTGCGGGCGCTGGAGTACGTGAAGCGAACGCGGGGAATCGGGCTGTTGATCGGAGAGCCGGGGGCGGGCAAGACGTTCGCCCTTCGGGCGTGGAAGGAATCGTTGTCCCCTTCGTTGTATCATGTGGTCTACTTCCCGTTATCGACCGGAGGCGTGATGGATTTTTACCGTGGGCTGGCCCTTGGGTTGGGGGAAGAACCGAAATACCGCAAGGTGGACCTCTTCCGCCAAATCCAGCAGGCGATCGAGCGATTGCATCATGAACGACGGATCACGCCGGTGTTCATTTTGGACGAGATGCATTTAGCAAAGGATGCATTTTTACAGGACATCGCCATCTTGTTCAACTTTGAGATGGATTCGACCAACCCATTTGTCTTGATGTTGGCTGGGCTGCCCCATTTACAGGGAAAGCTGCGGCTCAATCAGCACCGTCCGCTTGACCAACGGATCATCATGCGATGCCGGATGGGGCCGCTCGAGAAGGAGGAGGTGGCGGGCTACATCGAGCATCGGATGAAACAGGCCGGGGCGAAGCATCCGATCTTCACCCCATCGGCGTTAGAGGCGATTGCCCTGCAGTCGCGGGGATGGCCCCGGGTCATCAACACGTTGGCCACGACTTGCCTGCTGTACGGGCATCAGCTGAAAAAGGACGTCATTGACGAGGATGTGGTGCGCATGGCCGCAGAGGAAATGGGGTATTAG